Proteins found in one Zea mays cultivar B73 chromosome 1, Zm-B73-REFERENCE-NAM-5.0, whole genome shotgun sequence genomic segment:
- the LOC100277560 gene encoding uncharacterized protein LOC100277560 (The RefSeq protein has 3 substitutions compared to this genomic sequence): MEKKGPQALTATELNAAVYRYLQESGFVHTAFNFFYEAGIGKGNIQEMLPQGALVRIMQKGLQSIELEANSEIGSDEEHHFFESLDLMTNDLDELTKKITSSVKHSSEQKIDLVETDKAQNIGAAETTTTNKAAQNSKPDGTATMVRTQPVKHTKAQNISSAETMQKTGSVETTTGPGLPVSWKVKKFRLRRRKD; encoded by the exons ATGGAGAAAAAGGGGCCTCAGGCCCTCACAGCAACTGAGCTGAATGCTGCCGTGTACAGATACCTCCAGGAATCAG GATTTGTGCATACAGCATTCAATTTCTTCTACGAGGCAGGCATTGGAAAAGGCAACATACAGGAAATGCTCCCGCAAGGTGCCTTGGTCAGAATCATGCAGAAAGGTCTTCAGTCCATTGAACTTGAAGCAAAT TCTGAGATTGGCAGCGATGAGGAGCACCACTTTTTTGAATCTCTGGACTTAATGACCAATGATTTAGATGAGCTGACAAAGAAAATTACCAGCAGTGTGAAGCATAGTTCTGAGCAGAAAATCGATTTAGTTGAGACTGACAAAGCGCAGAATATTGGTGCTGCTGAGACTACCACAACTTATAAGGCTGCACAGAACAGCAAACCTGATGGGACAGCTACGATGGTCAGAACTCAGCCAGTGAAGCATACGAAGGCAAAAAACATCAGTTCTGCTGAGACTATGCAAAAGACTGGTTCTGTTGAGACTACCACAAGACCGGGGTTGCCTGTTTCATGGAAAGTGAAGAAATTTAGACTCAGAAGACGAAAGGATTGA
- the LOC100277560 gene encoding uncharacterized protein isoform X1: MLPQGALVRIMQKGLQSIELEANSEIGSDEEHHFFESLDLMTNDLDELTKKITSSVKHSSEQKIDLVETDKAQNIGAAETTTTYKAAQNSKPDGTATMVRTQPVKHTKAKNISSAETMQKTGSVETTTRPGLPVSWKVKKFRLRRRKD, from the exons ATGCTCCCGCAAGGTGCCTTGGTCAGAATCATGCAGAAAGGTCTTCAGTCCATTGAACTTGAAGCAAAT TCTGAGATTGGCAGCGATGAGGAGCACCACTTTTTTGAATCTCTGGACTTAATGACCAATGATTTAGATGAGCTGACAAAGAAAATTACCAGCAGTGTGAAGCATAGTTCTGAGCAGAAAATCGATTTAGTTGAGACTGACAAAGCGCAGAATATTGGTGCTGCTGAGACTACCACAACTTATAAGGCTGCACAGAACAGCAAACCTGATGGGACAGCTACGATGGTCAGAACTCAGCCAGTGAAGCATACGAAGGCAAAAAACATCAGTTCTGCTGAGACTATGCAAAAGACTGGTTCTGTTGAGACTACCACAAGACCGGGGTTGCCTGTTTCATGGAAAGTGAAGAAATTTAGACTCAGAAGACGAAAGGATTGA